The region TGTATCAGATGCAAATGGCTCTTTGTTTGGCGAGTATGCAGAGCTGAGATACAATGTCCACATCATATCCTTCATTGTTTACTGTCTGGCCTTTGTCCTTGGTGTGCTCGGGAATGGAGTGGTTATCTGGGTGACCGGGTTCAAGATGAAGAAAACCGTTACCACAGTTTGGTTCCTCAACCTGGCTGTGGCCGACTTCCTCTTCACAGCGTTCCTGCCTCTGATTGTGACCTACATATTTTGGAATCTCCACTGGCCTTTTGGCAAGTTCATGTGCAAACTTCATTACGTTATAATCTTCCTGAACATGTTTGCCAGTGTCTACATTCTGATGGTGATCAGTGTGGacagatgtgtgtctgtggtgtggcCCGTCTGGGCCCAGAACCATTGGAGTGTACGCAAGGCGTCCTGTGTGAGTCTGGGTGTTTGGGTACTGGCTCTGATTCTCAGCACTCCATACTTCATCTTCAGTGACACTGAGCCGTCATCTAACGATGACAAAATCATCAACTGCTTCAACAACTTTGCTCTTTCTGATAATGAAACATCGTCTGTGATACAGCTTCGTGATGAGGCCATGACCATCACCCGCTTCCTCCTGGGATTTGTTGTCCCCTTCACTGTCATTGTCTCCTGTTATGCTGTGATAATCCATCGTATCAGAAGAAACTGCACCCTGGCCAGCCAGTCAAGTCGCCCCTTTAAGATCATCGTCGCAGTTATCACCACTTTTTTCCTGTGCTGGGCTCCGTATCACATCATGAAATTAATTCTGATGGTGAATTCCAGGTCTACTTATGATAGTGAAACATTACGCCTTGTCACCACTATTGGGTATCCTTTAGCATCCAGCCTGGCCTTTCTCAACAGTGGCTTGAACCCACTCCTGTATGTGTTCATGGGACAAGATTTCAAAGACAGAGTTCATAAATCTATCCTGAATGTTTTGGAGACTGCCTTCCAGGAGGAGGTTTCTCACTCTTACACCAACAAAACGTCTACGGTCATCAGCAGAAGCAAAGATAAGTCAGTTAGTGACACTGTGGTATGAAGTTATCCATGATATGAAGAAACAAATACTGTAACTGTAAATGATTTCCACACCTGTAAATGTAAAGAACAGATCTACCTACATGGTTACTATGAGCTAATTATGTTCCTgaggtttttctgttttttcttaacGCTTAGACAACACACAGTTAAACCACAGGAAAGGAATGGCCTGCTTATTCTTTGTATGACTGTGGTTATGAATATTGTCATATGTATGAACCTGTCTATCAAAGCTTGATTcta is a window of Sebastes umbrosus isolate fSebUmb1 chromosome 11, fSebUmb1.pri, whole genome shotgun sequence DNA encoding:
- the LOC119497602 gene encoding chemokine-like receptor 1, which translates into the protein MEKITITPFYHINTTDVSDANGSLFGEYAELRYNVHIISFIVYCLAFVLGVLGNGVVIWVTGFKMKKTVTTVWFLNLAVADFLFTAFLPLIVTYIFWNLHWPFGKFMCKLHYVIIFLNMFASVYILMVISVDRCVSVVWPVWAQNHWSVRKASCVSLGVWVLALILSTPYFIFSDTEPSSNDDKIINCFNNFALSDNETSSVIQLRDEAMTITRFLLGFVVPFTVIVSCYAVIIHRIRRNCTLASQSSRPFKIIVAVITTFFLCWAPYHIMKLILMVNSRSTYDSETLRLVTTIGYPLASSLAFLNSGLNPLLYVFMGQDFKDRVHKSILNVLETAFQEEVSHSYTNKTSTVISRSKDKSVSDTVV